GTTGATTGACCCAGTTGTCCTTACCCCTCCTCTAACCTGCTGGAAGTTTCAGGCCACTTTCATACTATGCACTTTCTCAGGCTGTTCTAGAATATTCAATGTTTTCTGTGTTTACAAGTTCTCTATTGTCCTCTGCCCTGAAGTAGGTCAAACTCCCGGGTGCCACCTTAAATCTTCATAGACATGCCAAACAAGTGAGCAAGGCTTTGCCAAGCCTCCACTGTGCCAACACTGCCATTGGTCAACAAGCACTGTTGGTGGGCTGTTGCCATAGCACCCTCATTAAGGGAGGGGCAGGGACATGTTGAGAAAGTGTTGGTTTCAAGTCCCAGTGAAGGAGTACAGGTTGTCAATGTCACATCACAGTACAGTAACTACCAAGTAATTTACCAGAGCTGAGGACATTGAAATGTACTAGAATTCATGCCCAGTGATAAGGAAATAAAAACACTTTTACACATAAGTACTAGTTCTAGAGCAGCACATACCCTAAGTACATACGCTCTAGAATGTAAACCATGATAAGTTGTTTTATGGAAGCCAGAACATACAAAAACATGCGCATGCGCtcatacacacactgacattTGCAATGTATGACGCATGGCATTTTGCAGAGATGTGCATTAGCTGGAAGCAGAAAGATGAGGGGTAGAGTAAGAGAAGCAGCAttgagaggttgtgtgtgtgagagagtgaaaaCATACGCCAATGGATTAAGCTGCTTTGTGAAGGGAAACTGAGGAAAGCTTATAGAGAagtgaagagagggatggaggcttTTGCCCTGACAACCCACCACAGTTCATAACAGCTTAGCCAGAGAGGGGAAGAAAACAGGGACAAATGCAGGAAAAACAGGATCAGCCACTGAAAAGTAGCCCGGGGAAGGTAGGGATGTGGGCTGTAGGAgggatgtgtgtgttgttttgtatattgtgtgtgtggcGTCTTATTTGTGAAAATTGGAGTGACTGGGTATGGTGAATATGATGCTTTTTCTGCAGTCATCCAGTTCTTTGTTGATGTTTGTGTTGGCAGATTGTTTAGAGAACTAAGCATGCCAATTATGATAATGCATTATAACACATACCTGATGTAGGGTGACACTTGCAGGGTGGGGAATAGTGTGCGTGTTCATGGGTTGGTGCATTTTAGTTTTTCAATGGAGAGTCCTTTGCCCTTTTGCCTGTTCTCTTCGTGGTCCCATGTTAAATTTACACACAATTTTTCAATCATTGCTTTGTGTTGTAGTCACTCATATTCTTGAGTCTGAATGTTTGTTTTTACTACTTGTGTGGGTATTTATGTAATGTGAATTACTGTAGCGAGTGTATGTGCATTTGTCCTATTTCCCAGGACTCACTCCGCCTGGAGCTTTCCATCGTAAACAATCATAAGGCCCATCATGCTTTGGGCTCTCACTGAAGAGCACTCTACCGTGACTGGTGTGTGATCGGTGTTatcactctcccttcctcccctctctgctTGTCTCTCCCTTCAGGCTCACCCGGCTCTCAAAGCCTTTATGTGTGGCTCTCTCAGTGGAACATGCTCCACCCTGCTCTTCCAGCCTCTGGACCTGGTCAAGACCCGCCTGCAGACCCTTCACAGCAACATGCAGCCTGGGTGAGTAGCCTTCAGCTGGCTCAGTCAATACCTCTACAGCATAGTCCACATACTTCCACATAGTAATCAGGTGAGGTTACGTTTGTAGTAAGTTTTCTGGCTCTAGATTACAGTCTTGTCCTAGACCATGAGACCCACTAGCATTGCATTACTCTATTGACTCGCCTCATTGACTAAGCAATATTGTAGATTGTAGATCTGAACATTGAGAGTCCAAAGAGTCATAAAACTCATGCTGGTTCCACATGGCCCGCATGCTAGTACCAACTCAGTCACGTCAGCTATTTTGAAATGAAGCGTAGTTGCAAAATAACTTTTGGGTCGTTTCATAGGACAGTGTGTTAATACGGCTTTCTCTCTCTTACGCTCTTTCAGGTCAGCAAGAGTGGGGATGGTGACTGTGTTCTTAAGTGTTGTGCGGACAGAGAAGCTCATAGGACTTTGGAAGGGGGTCTCACCAGTAAGTTGGCCTCTCTTTATGATCAATAATATAAATAGAAACACATCATTGTGTTGAATCTGTGTGTTGAGTATATGACTCTGACAGCATGTctgctctgcttccttctccaGTCGTTTGTGCGAACCATCCCCGGCGTAGGGATCTACTTCAGCACCTACTACTCTCTGAAGCAGCACTACTTCCTGGAGCAGGGCCCCGGGGCCATGGAGTCTGTGCTGCTGGGAGCTGGGGCCAGGACTGTGGCAGGGGTCTGCATGCTACCTGTCACTGTCATTAAGACTCGCTTTGAGGTATGTTCAGgtagagagacggaggggcaggAAGGAAAATATAAATACTTTTCTATATACTGTATGATTACAGTAACTACATGAGTACTGTTTAATGTGTGGGTGTTTATTGTAGTGCCTGTTGTTGTTTCAGAGTGGCAGGTATAACTATGTGAGCGTGGCAGGGGCTTTGCGCAGTGTGTGTCAAACAGAGGGACCCAGAGCTCTGTTCTCAGGGCTGACCGCCACCCTCCTCAGAGATGCTCCCTTCTCAGGCCTCTATGTCATGTTCTACAGCCAGGGCAAGAACACTCTGCCACAGGGTCAGTATCAGGACACCGGACATACACCACACTAATGCTCAACACTGGTATTTGTTTCACTAGTGTGCGATCACTTTGAAGTGTCAGTATGGGGACGCCGATGACATAAACATAGAGCAGTAGTATTGGTTACACTAGTAGCCACATTTGATAACTTTGACGTATCTGTCTCAATGTGAATTGTTTGGTGTGGAGTGGAATTTATAGTGTCTCTCTGTTTCTTCCTCCCAGAGATAAGCACGTCTCCCTACGCGCCCCTGGCTAACTTCAGCTGTGGGATTCTGGCCGGGGTCCTGGCTTCCCTGGTCACCCAGCCAGCTGACGTGGTCAAAACCCACGTCCAAGTCAGCCCACATCTGTACAGGAGGACTGCAGACGCTGTGCGATACATTTACAATGTAACTATCTCTCTGGGTATTTTATTGAATACAGCGTTGTTACTATGCTTAGGGCAATAGCACTGTTATAATATACTGACGTTGTTCTTATATGGGTCAGGCTAAACTGTTGTCTGTATGTGTTTATATACTGATCTCTAGCCTGCACACAGTGTCACACTATGTAATAAAACATATGGGTTGATTAATAGTAGTTGACATGTGCCattctttctctccgtctctcaggaGCACGGGTTTCAAGGGTTCTTCCGGGGTGGGGTGCCACGTTCTCTGAGGAGGACCATGATTGCTGCCATGGCATGGACGGTGTATGAACAGCTGATGGCCCGCATGGGGCTCAAGTCCTGAGGAGGGATCACTAAAAGGAGGGATGACAAGAAGAAGGGATGACAAGTCctgaagagagagaatgaaatgAGGAACGTATGTGGACCGAGGAAGAAAGTGAAAGTCAAGTCACCGAGGACAAACCAGTACAGTGAGGAGTGCCCTGGAAGGCACTGCTGTGTTTGTGTCTTAAGACTGCCTAGTTGTGAGAGTGTGCCAATGGACTTCTTCACTGACATACAGTATTCTGCCATAACATTATTAACACATTGCAAAGATATGATACCTCAAGGACTGGTATCCATATTTTGACAGAAAGATGGGGACTAGTAGTTTTATTAAAATGTCTGTATATTTGAATGGATTGCAATAGTTTTGCATTGCACAATATTGTCTGTCTTCATTGTATGTGAGGCTACACCAAACAAGACTTTAATTTATTTATTCTACTGGGCTACTTTCAAAATTCTATATTGCACTATAAGTCGTATAATATTGTTGGTCTCTAACTAGCCACTGGACTCCCAGCCAAACTTGACTGTTTAAGCTACTCCAGGCTTTAGATATATATCCCACTGTAGAATTCTACAATgtcaggtacagttgaagtcggaattttacatacacttaggttggagtcattaaaactagtttttttaaccaatccacaaatgtcttgttaacaaactatagttttggcaagtcggttaggacatctactttgtgcatgacacaagtaatctttccaacaattgtttacagacagattatttaacttatacttcactgtatcacaattccagtgggtcagaagtttatatacactaacttgactgtgcctttaaacagcttggaaaattccagaaaatgtcatggctttagaagcttctgataggctaattgacataatttcagtcaattggaggtgtacctgtggatgtatttcaaggcctaccttcaaactcagtgcctctttgcttgacatcatgggaaaatcaaaagaaatcagccaagacctcagaaaaaaatttgtagacctccacaagtctggttcatccttgggagcaatttccaaacgcctgaaggtaccacgttcatctgtacaaacaatagtacacaagtataaataccatgggaacacgcagccgtcataccgctcaggaaggagacacgttctgtctcctagagatgaacgtactttggtgcgaaaagtgcaaatcaatcccagaacaacagtaaaggaccttgagAAGATGCAATGAGGAAAATGGTACAAAAGtaactatatccacagtaaaacgagtcctatatcgacataacctgaaaggccctcagcaaggaagaagccactgctccaaaactgccataaaaaagcctgactatggtttgcaactgcacatggggacaaagatcgtactttttggagaaatgtcctctggtttgatgaaacaaaaatagaactgtttgaggaaaagggggaggcttgcaagccgaaaatcaccatcccaaccatgaagcacgggggtggtagcatcatgttgtgggggtgctttgctgcaggagggactggtgcacttcacaaaatagatggcattatgaggcaggaaaatgatgtggatatattgatgcagtatctcaagacatcagtcaggaagttaaagcttggtcgcaaattggtcttccaaatggacaatgaccccaaacatacgtccaaagttgtggcaaaatggcttaagaacaaagtcaaggtattggagtggccatcacaaagccctgacctcaatcctatagaacatttgtgggtagaactgaaaaagcatgtgcgagcaacgaggcctacaaatctgactcagttacaccagctctgtcaggaggaatgggccaaaattcacccaacttattgtgggaagcatgtggaaggctacctgaaacatttgacccaagttaaacaatttaaaggaaatgctaccaaatactaattgagtgtatgtaaacttctgacccactaggaatgtgatgaaagaaataaaagctgaaataaatcattctctctactattattctgacatttcacattcttaaaataaagttgtgatcctaactgacctaagacagggattttttatttaggattaaatgtcaggaattgtgaaaaactgagtttaaatgtatttgactaaagtgtatgtaaacatccgacttcaactgtacctgtttTCTCTAGACTTTAGCACAACTTGTATCTGCTTGTCTTTAAATTGAAGGTAAAGAACACTAATTGCTTAACATACTGATCCTTAGCTGGAAATACACTTTAACCACTTCCATAATCTAAAACCCTGGAGTGTCTCATGCCGCAGTGAGTCTGCCTGCCTTCCCTTTGTGCCAAGCTATTGCCACTGTTCTAAGATATTATTCTGGTACAGATGTTGTA
This genomic stretch from Salvelinus namaycush isolate Seneca chromosome 4, SaNama_1.0, whole genome shotgun sequence harbors:
- the LOC120046343 gene encoding mitochondrial glycine transporter B-like; protein product: MDSGRVRTEKVIQKEEKTKENFDHTRTTLLDWNFFSTFKITMELSLAHPALKAFMCGSLSGTCSTLLFQPLDLVKTRLQTLHSNMQPGSARVGMVTVFLSVVRTEKLIGLWKGVSPSFVRTIPGVGIYFSTYYSLKQHYFLEQGPGAMESVLLGAGARTVAGVCMLPVTVIKTRFESGRYNYVSVAGALRSVCQTEGPRALFSGLTATLLRDAPFSGLYVMFYSQGKNTLPQEISTSPYAPLANFSCGILAGVLASLVTQPADVVKTHVQVSPHLYRRTADAVRYIYNEHGFQGFFRGGVPRSLRRTMIAAMAWTVYEQLMARMGLKS